One stretch of Peptostreptococcaceae bacterium DNA includes these proteins:
- a CDS encoding aminodeoxychorismate/anthranilate synthase component II — protein MILLIDNYDSFSYNLYQLVGVINPDIQVIRNDELTLEEIEELSPEKIIISPGSGRPSDAGICVEATTYFAGKIPILGVCLGHQAICEAYGATVSYAKTLMHGKQSDIIVDTTCHLFDGLPAVIKGARYHSLAAVENTMPQNLIVIARTDDGEIMAVKSRDYDIYGVQFHPESILTPLGKTILKNFLGVKNND, from the coding sequence ATGATTCTGCTGATAGACAACTATGACAGCTTTTCCTACAATCTCTACCAGCTCGTAGGCGTCATCAACCCGGACATACAAGTCATTCGAAACGATGAACTGACGCTCGAAGAAATTGAAGAGTTGAGCCCAGAAAAAATCATTATTTCACCTGGCTCGGGGAGGCCATCCGATGCAGGAATATGTGTCGAGGCCACGACTTATTTTGCGGGCAAGATACCCATCCTGGGTGTGTGTCTCGGTCATCAGGCCATTTGCGAAGCCTATGGAGCTACCGTATCCTATGCCAAAACCCTGATGCATGGAAAGCAGTCGGACATCATCGTTGATACGACTTGTCATCTGTTTGACGGCTTGCCCGCCGTCATAAAAGGAGCGAGGTATCATTCCCTGGCGGCCGTTGAAAACACAATGCCTCAAAACCTGATTGTGATTGCGAGGACGGATGACGGCGAAATAATGGCGGTTAAAAGCAGGGATTATGATATTTACGGTGTTCAATTCCATCCGGAATCCATTCTTACCCCTTTGGGAAAGACAATACTGAAAAATTTTTTAGGAGTGAAAAACAATGATTAA